CACGGTCGCCTCGAACTCGGCGGTCGCGCGCCGGAATCGCCGGTTCGTCGGCGTCGGGAGCCACTTCGGGAGAAACGAGGTGAGCGACGAGGCGTCGCTGCGCTCCTGTATCGCCTCGGCTCCGCGTCGAATCGCCCGTTCACGCTCGCGGCTGTCGACGTCGAACAGGCTCTTCGCGAGGATGCGCAGCGCCAGCGTCGACAGCTCGTTGAGGAGGTCGACCGTCTCGCCGTCGCGCCACGACTCGACCGTCTCGGCGGCGTAATCGGCCATCACGTCGGCGTACGCGGCGATGCGTTCGCGGTAGAACATCGGTTGCATGGCGGTGCGCTGGCGTCGCCACGTTTCGCCTTCAGTGAGGAGCACGCCCTCCTCCATCAGTTCGACGCCCGACTGCTGGAGGATGCCGCCCTTCTCGTAGGTCGACGCATCGGTGAGCAGGACGCGTTCGATTTCGTCCGGATGCAGCAGCGTCACGAAGTCGTACCCGGCGATGGAGTAGCCTACCACGTCGCCGTACGCCTGCAGAACGTCGTAGAACCCGAAGGGGTCGCGGACGAATCGGAACGTGTTGCCGACGATTGGGAGTCCCTCCGGTCCCGGCGGGAGCGACTCGGGTGACGACGCGGCGTCTCGGCGCTCTCGCGCGGTACGGTCGGTGTCGTCGTTGAAGCCGTCGCCGAGGCTGTCGCGGTCGTGGCCGTCACCCCCTCGTCCGGCCGGAGGGCCAGATACTGGCGCGTCGGTCATGGTTCTGATTTGACATTGGGCCCCAATGGACTTTCCGCCGACTATAGCCGACTCTTTAAATAGACGAGTCGGGCGTACACCGGACAGCCGCGGTGACCGATGAGTCGCATACGCGACTGTTCGACCGCAGAACCGTCAACTCGATGCGATGTTGTCAACGAGTTTCTCTCTGAGAGTTGACGAGTACGACCTCGGACCGATAGAATGAGGTTCCGCTTGCGAATATGGAAAAGCAAGAAATGTTCAGTAAGGTTCTCGTCGCCAACCGTGGAGAAATCGCGGTGCGCGTGATGCGCGCCTGCAAGGAACTCGGCGTTCGAACCGTCGCAATCTACAGCGACGCGGACAAACACGGCGGTCACGTCCGCTACGCCGACGAAGCGTACAACGTCGGGCCCGCCCGCGCGGCCGACTCCTACCTCGACCAGGAGGCCATCCTCGACGCCGCGCGGAAGGCCGGCGCCGACGCCATCCACCCCGGCTACGGCTTCCTCGCCGAGAACGCCGAGTTCGCCCGCAACGTCGAGGAGAGCGAGTTCACGTGGGTCGGACCGTCGGCTGACGCGATGGAGCGCCTCGGCGAGAAGACGAAGGCGCGCGCGCTGATGCAGGAGGCGGACGTCCCCGTCGTCCCCGGGACGACCGAACCGGTCGACTCGCCCGAGCAGGTGAAGGAGGTGGCCGACGAGTACGGCTACCCGGTCGCCATCAAAGCCGAGGGCGGCGGCGGCGGTCGCGGGCTGAAAGTCGTCAGAAGCGAGGAGGAGGTCGAAGAGCAACTGGAGACCGCCCAGCGCGAGGGCGAGGCGTACTTCGACAACGCCTCCGTCTACGTCGAGAAGTATCTCGAAGCGCCGCGACACATCGAGGTTCAGATTCTCGCCGACCACCACGGCAACGTCCGCCACCTCGGCGAGCGCGACTGCTCGCTGCAGCGCCGCCACCAGAAAGTCATCGAGGAGGCGCCGTCGCCAGCGCTCACCGACGAGCTGCGCGACCGAATCGGCGAGGCCGCCCGGCGCGGCGTCGCCGAAGCCGAATACACCAACGCCGGAACTGTCGAGTTCCTCGTCGAGGACGGCGAGTTCTTCTTCATGGAGGTCAATACCCGGATTCAGGTCGAACACACCGTCTCCGAGGAGATTACCGGCCTCGACATCGTCAAGTGGCAGCTGCGCGTCGCCGCGGGCGAGGAACTCGACTTCGAGCAGGACGACGTCGAAATCGAGGGCCACGCCATCGAGTTCCGCATCAACGCTGAGAAGGCCGCTCAGGAGTTCGCGCCCGCGACGGGCAAGCTGAAAACGTACGACCCCGCCGGCGGCATCGGCGTCCGCATCGACGACGCCGTCCGACAGGGCGACGAGATCGGCGGCGACTACGACTCGATGATCGCGAAACTCATCGTCGCCGCCTCCGACCGTGAGGAGTGTCTCGTTCGCTCCGAGCGCGCGCTCGCAGAGTACGACATCGAGGGACTGGAGACCATCATTCCGTTCCACCGCCTGATGCTCACTGACGAGGCGTTCATCGAAGGCGAACACACGACGAAGTATCTCGACGAGGAACTTGACCGCGAGCGCATCGAGCAGGCCGTCGAGAAGTGGGGTCCCGCCGACGCCGGCGGCGACGACGAGGGCGAAGAGGTCACCGAACGCGAGTTCACCGTAGAAGTCAACGGCAAGCGCTTCGAGGTGAACCTCGAAGAGCGCGGCGCGCCCGCCATCCCCGTCTCGGGCGGCAGCTCCAGCGGTAACGGGGCGCGCCGTCCGCCGACGGCCGAGGACGACGGCGACGACGAAGTCGTCGTCGAGGGCGACGGCGAGACAGTCACCGCCGAGATGCAGGGGACGATTCTCTCCGTCGAAGTCGAGGAGGGCGACGAAGTCGCCGCAGGCGATGTGGTCTGCGTGCTCGAAGCGATGAAGATGGAAAACGACGTGACGACGCAGCGCGGCGGCACGGTGACGCAGGTGGTCGTCTCCGAGGGCGAGAGCGTCGATATGGGCGACGTGCTCGTCGTCATCGAGTAGCGCCGTCGCTGGTTTCTTGTTTCTCTCGCCGAACGTAGAACCTGGATTTTCTCCGTCGGTCAGGTCGTGTTCGTCGTCGACGACGGGTCGTCAGCGTCGGCCAGCCGCGTTCCCCGCCTATCGAACAGTCGCTGCGCCGTCAGCGCCGCCGACTGCATCACCGCCCCGGCGGCCGGGACCGGGTCGTCCCACGCCGAGACGCTGTGTTCGTGCGTCGCAAGCGCGCGTCCGAACGCGCCGAAGGCCCCGAACCGCCGCTGAGAGATCTGCTCGCCCAGCCACTTGACGTCCTCGTAGAACAGCCGTTGCATCTGCTCGCCGGTGCGGTACTCGCCATCGTGTTCGGGCGTCTCGCCGAGCAGTTGCCGGTAGTGGAGCCACGGGAAGTCGACACCGCAGGCGACGGCGAACGGCACCGACCCCCAGTAGCGGCCGTTGACTTCGATGAGGTGGTACTCGCCGTCGTCGGTCCGCATGAACTCGACCATCGCCGGTCCCGTCCACTCCAGCGCCTCAACGACTCGCTCGGCGTAGCGGTGCATCTTCTCGTCGCGCATCGACTCCAACACGGCGGAGTTGCCGCCCGAAGCGGGATAGGTGCGGACGCGTCGCTCCTGGAACTGGGCGAGAACCTCGCCCTCGTCGGCTAACACGACCGCCGCCGTCGTCTCGCCGGGGACGTACTCCTGAACGATGGGCTCGTGGCCTTTGAGGTGACTGTTTCGGCCGACGAGCACCTGATACGTCGAGATGAGCGCCGCTTCCGTCTCGACGTAGTTGACGTCGTCGATGAGGTCTGTGTGAGCCTTTCCGCCGTCGAGCACCGTCTTGCTCCGGTACTTCACGACCGCCGGAAGCGACATCCCGTCGGCGAGGTCGACGACGTCCGCGTAGTCGTCGCGCTGGCGCGTCTCGGGCGTCGGCACGTCGAGGTCGGCGGCGAGTTCGAAGAGAGCTCCCTTGTCGTACGCTTTCTCGAACGTCTCGGGGTCCTCGACGGCCACTTTCGTCCCCGTCTCCGCTAATTCGGCTTTGTGCTGCGAACACACCAGCGAACTCGCGTCCGAGACCGGTATCACGGCGAAGACATCGTTGGCGGACAGATACTCGCGAAGGTGGTCGACGAACCGTCGGTAGTCGGACGCCGGGTCCGGGTAGACGTAGCGGTCGTCCGCGTACCGCGATACCATCCCGAGACCCATCCGACTCGTTCCGCCGACCGTCACTGGTACGCCGCGCCGTCCGAGCGACCGAACGACGCGTAACGCGGCCGGTCCGTCGCCGTCCAACACCAGTACTCGTGGAGGGTCCGTTCCCGCCTCCGTGGTGGTCAGTTGCGACTCGGAATGAACCTGATTGGGCATGTGGGGTAGAACGTCGCCAACGGTGAAAAAGGCAGTATGAAAATCCATTGACAAACTAATAAGAGTACCGGCCGATTCGGGTAGAAGTAGCCAACCGTACGTTGATTTGATAATGGCTAATGAATGACATCTTTCGCCCGTGACGCTCGGTTCGACCGGGACGCCGCCTCACCGGCGCGGAGGTTTTCGTCGCGTATCGTTCCGCTGATATCCGTTCCAACAGCGAATATTGCTCCATCGCCGACCGTCGCGTTCATTGCGGCCGCCCGCGGAGTCGTCGCCATGAGCGACACGCGGCGGGCGGTTCTGGATGCGTTGACCGACAGTGTGGTTTCCGGTCCGGCACTCGCCGAGGAACTCGGCGTCTCGCGGGCGGCGGTCTGGAAGCAGATAGAGGCGCTCAGAAACGAGGGGTTCGTCGTCGAGAGCACCGACGACGGGTACGAGGTGACGAGAGTTCCGGAGTACGGCGGGTCGGCCGTCGAGTTCGGTCTCGACGCGCCGGTGTGCATCGAGTACCACGACCGACTCGGCAGCACGAACGACCGCGCCCGCGAACTGGCCGCCGAGGGGACGGCCGACGTGGCAGTTCTCGCGGACGAACAGACCGGCGGGAGGGGTCGGCTCAGCCGCGAGTGGACCGCACCCAGCGGCGGCGTCTGGCTCAGCCTCGTGCTCCGACCGTCGCGTCCGCCCGCGCACGTCCCGCTTTTCACCCTCGCCGCCGCCGTCGCCACGACGCGCGCGGCCCGAGAGGCGGGCGTTCCGGCCGAAATCAAGTGGCCGAACGACGTGCTGGTCCGCAGTGCGGACGAGGACGGCGCCGACAACAACGAGGAAGATGAGGGCGACGGCGGCGCCGACAACGACGACGTGCCGGCCCGCGGCGGGCGGAAACTCGCGGGTATCCTCACCGAGATAGAGGGCGAAGCCGACCGGGTCTCGTGGTTAGTCGTCGGAGTCGGCGTCAACGCGAACGTCGACGCCGCGTCGCTTCCGGCGGGAGCGACGAGCATCCGCGGAGAGGCGGACGACGTGGAGCGACGGCTGTTCGTCCAGCGACTCGTCGAGGAGTTCTACGCCCTCCGCGACGACCCCGACGCCGTGCTTCCGGCGTGGCGTGAGTACAGCGCGACGCTCGGTCGACGCGTTCGCGTCGAGACCCCCGGCGGCGTCGTCGAAGGCGAAGCCGTCGACGTCGTTCACCCGGGCGCGCTCGTCGTCGACACCGACGACGGCGAGGTGACGGTCCACGCCGGCGACTGCGAACACCTGCGTCCGGCGTAGTCCGGCGCGTCCGAGCGCTCCCGACACGTACTTGGCCGTCGTCGACGCCGACGCTCCGGACGCTCAGGCGGGTTGTCCGGGCGCTTCGTCGGCGACGTGGACGGTCAACACTGGCACGTTCGAACCACGGACGACTTTCTCGGCGACGCTTCCCAGAAGCAGCCGGTCGATTCCGCCGCGGCCGTGCGTGCCCATCACGATGAGGTCGCAACCCTCGCGCTCGGCGTAGTTGACGATCTCTCGACTCGGCGAGCCTTCGACGACGGCGCCCTCGACCGGGACGTCGCGCTTGGCGGCGATTCGGCGAACTTCCTCGACGGCCGCCTTGGCGTCGGCGCGGAGCATCTCGTCGATCCCGTCCCAGGACGACTCCATCGGCAGGCCCGCGTAACTCGCCGTGTTGACGACGTAGATGGCGTGAATCGTCGCGCCGTGCGCGTCTGCGAGGTCGACGGCGTGTCCGATAGCCCGCTCGACGCCCTCGGAGCCGTCGGTCGGAACGAGAATCCGTTCGTACATCCCCATGCGATATCGTACCAAGCTACTGTTGGAGGGTTAATAACTGTTCGCGCGGCGAGGGTCGGCCGCCGAGCGGTCGTTCGCTCAGAGGACGACGCGTTCGACGTCCGAGACGCCCGCACGACGGACGACGGCGCGGACTGGGTCTCGGACCCCCGCGAGGTTGTCGGAGTCGCCGTCGAGAACCAGCAGTTTCGCGTCGCGACCCTCCTCGACGAGTCCGCAGTTCAATCCGGCGATCTCCGCCCCGTTGACCGTCGCCATGCGGAGCACTTCGACGGCGGAGACGTCGGCCAACTTGGCAGCGAACTCCATCTCGCGGAACATCGACGGACTGTTGAGCATCACGTTGTCGGTGCCGAGCGCCACCGTCGTCCGGTCGACCAGTTCGCGGATTGGCGGCACGCCGACGTTCGTGACGAGGTTCGAACGCGGGCAGACGACGATGGGGACCTCACGGTCGGCGATGCGTTCGAGGTGCAGCGGTTCCGGGTGGACCATGTGGACGACAAAGTCCGGTTCCAGGTCGAGCGCCGGGTTGATGTCGTCGGGGTCGCGCTCGCCTGCGTGGATGCCGAACAGCTTTCCGGCCTCTCGGGTCGCAGTGCGGACGCTGCCGAACTCTCCGTCGCGCGCGCCGCTGGCGCCGAACCCGTCCGATATCTCCATCGCGTCGGCCGTCTCGCGGCCGAGGATGACCGGGCGGAGGTCGACGCCGGCGGCGGCGGCGCGAATCGCGTCGACGCCCTCGCGGCCACCCTCGCGGAACTCGATACAGACAGCGGTGCCGCTCGACTGCATGTACTGCAACGACCGTCGCATCGCGGTGATTTTCTCGGACTGACTCGCTGCCCGGAGCAGGCGGTGTTTGAGACCGTCCGGCGGCGCGACGAGTTCGTCGAGGCTCAGACCGCGGCCGGCCTCCTTCGCTATCGAGTCGCCGATGTGGGTGTGCGCGTTGACGAACGCGGGGACGATTATCGACGTGGAGTCCGTCGACGCCTCCTCGACCGTTCGTATCGTGCCGTCTTCGACGACGACCCGCCCTTCTATCGGCTCGAACTCTTGGCCGATGAGAACGGTTCCCTCAAGTTCCATCGTCTGGGGCGAGACGGTGCCACGGCTTGAAACCCTCGTTCCGCTGTCGCCTCGGTGCAGACGACGCGAGCCGGCGCAGACCGTCGCCTCAGTCGAACTGGTCGAGCGTCGTCGGCTGTCCGGCACGAACGTCGTTAACGAGCGCACCATCGATGTCGAGACCGAGTTCGTCGGCGGCGGCGCGTCCGACCGAGTCGGCGACGGCTGCGGGAGCGTAGACGCCGAGTCGCCACTGGTTCTGTTGGGCGGTTCGGAGCGCGTTGACGAGCGGCGACTGTCGGCCGAGTCGCCGGATGTCGCCGTTGACGACGACCCGGGTCGTCGACTCCGTCATCGACGGTTTTTCGGGCACGTCGACGATGACGTGGTCGGGGTCGACGCCCACCGTCTCGGCGACGCTCGCCTCGACGTCTCGAATCTCGTCGTGGGGCGCTTCCAGAACGGACTCCGGAACGTCGGAGAGTTCGGCCCAAACGCCGCGTTTGTAGAGGTTTCGGGCGTCGAGTCGGCGGGCGAACTCGGCGGTCTCGTCGATGTTTCGGAGCGCGACGAGCAGGTCATGGTCGTCCATCCGGCGGAGTCGCTCGGCAGTGCAGTCGGTGTCGGTGAGCAGATGCTCGGCCGCCCGGCGCAGCATCGCCTTCGAGATGCGCGCGACCGGGTGCTGGTAGACGGTCGGGTTCATCAGCGCGCGGGCGACGAGCAGGCTCTCGGCGGTCTGGACGTTCCCCTCCGCGAGCACCAACTCGCCGTCGACGAACGTCAGTTCGCGGACGAGGCGCTCGTGGTCGATGGTGCCGTAGGGGACGCCGGTGTGGTGGGCGTCGCGGACGAGGTAGTCCATCCGGTCGACGTCTAGCTCCCCCGAGACGAGTTGGCCGTACATGCCTTCGCCGCGGACGAGTCCGGCGACCCGCGCGGGGTCGAGGTCGTGGTTCCGCAGCACGTCGCCGACGGCGCCCTCGGCGAGCAGTTCGTCGACGTCGTCGTGGTACTTGCCGGTGTGACGGTAGGTGAGCGACTCGACGTTGTGGCTGAACGGACCGTGACCGACGTCGTGCAGTAGCCCGGCGGCGCGGACGCGCTCAGCGTTGGTCCCTTCGACGCCGAGGTGGTCGAGCGCGCGGGAGGCGAGGTGGTAGACGCCGAGGCTGTGCTCGAAGCGCGTGTGGTTCGCGGAGGGGTAGACGTACTGCACCGTCCCGAGTTGCTTGATGTGCCGGAGGCGCTGAACCTCCGGCGTGTCTAACAGCGCCGCGGCGACGCCTCCGACCTCGATGTGGTCGTGGACGCTGTCTTTGATAGTAATCATTGGTAGGCGCTTCGGCGTCACCGAATAAAAACCGTTGGAGGCGTGGACTGTCGTTCTCGTCGCTTTTTCTGAGCTGAGGGGCCAGAACGTCTCAGTTGTCGACGCCGAGCACGCTTGTGGCCGCATCGCCGAAGTTGTTGACGAGTTCGGAGGCCTCCTCCAGTCGCCGAACCGTGTCGACGACGACGCACGTCTCGGGCTTTTTGAGCGCCGGTCGGCGCGACACATCGACGATGACGGTCTCCGGGTCGACGCCCGCGGCGTCGCTCGCGACATGGAACTCTGGTGCGGCACCGCGCTCGCGCGTCGCCGTGAAGGTCAGATACAAATCGTCCCGCGGCCAACCTCCGGCATATGATCACTTTTCTCGCCGGGGGGACGGGCACCCCGAAGCTGCTCGACGGTCTCGGGGAGTCGAAGTTCGAGCCGAGGGAGACGACCGTCGTTGGCAACACCGGCGACGACGTGGAACTCGGCGGGCTGCTCGTCTGTCCGGACCTCGACACGGTGCTGTTCGACGGCGGCGGCGTCCTCGACCGGGAGCGCTGGTGGGGTATCGACGGCGACACCACAGAGACCCACGAGGAACTCCACCGCCTCGCCGACGCCGCCGGACTCGACGGCGGCCCGCGGTACCTCTCCGACGACGCGCAGACCGCCGGGCGAGAAATCGCGCGCTGGCGACGCTTCTCGGGCGTCGCGGAGTTCATGGAACTCGGCGACAGGGACCGCGCAGTCCACGTGACGCGGACGAGTCTCCTCGACGAAGGCCGAACGCTCACCGAGGTCACCCGAGTTTTGGCCGACGCATTCGGCCTCGAGGTGACGCTCGTGCCCATGTCGAACGACCCCGTCGCCTCCGTCGTCCACACCGACGAGGGGCCGATGCACTTTCAGGAGTACTGGGTCGCTCGTCGCGCCAAACCCTCGGTTCGCGACGTGGAGTTCCGCGGGGCCGACGACGCTCGGCCGACCGACGCGGTGCTCGCGGCGCTCGCCGCGCCGGTCGTCGTCGGTCCCTCGAACCCGGTGACGAGCATCGGGCCGATGCTCGCGGTTCCCGGCGTCCGCGAGGCGCTCGACTCGACGCCGGTCGTCGCCGTCTCGCCGTTCGTCGAGGATCGGGTGTTCTCCGGTCCCGCGGCGGAACTGATGCGCGGCGTCGGCTACGAAGCCAGCACCGCGGGCGTCACGGAGGCGTACCCCTTCGCCGACGCGTTCGTCCTCGACGACGAGGACGGAACCGAACTCGACCGACCAGTCGTGCGCACCGACACGAAACTCGACGGTCCCGACGACGCCGCGCGCGTGATGGGTGCCGTTGAGGACGCGCTGGAGGCCGTCTCGTGAGCGCTCCCGGTCAGGACGCCGAGCTACCCTCGCCGCGCTTCGCCGCCGCGAGCCTCAGCGGCGAGTCCGACTCGGAGTGGGCGAGAGCGGCCGCCCCACACGTCGACGCGGCGTTTCTCGGCGGTATCGCGCTGGACGAACCCTCGCGAGAGGCGGCGCGCGAACTCGTCGCCCGCGGACGCTCGGAGTTCCTCCCCGAGGACCCGCTCTCGTTCGTCGAAGCCGAGTTGCAAGCATTGGCCGACACGCCGATTCGCGTCGGGGTCAACGTCCGCAGTACGACGGTCTCACCGATTCGGGCGGCGGCGACGGTCTGCGCCGACCGGGGGGCAATTCTCGAGGTGAACGCGCACTGTCGACAGGACGAACTCCGCGCGGTGGGATGCGGCGAGGCGCTGTTGGCCGACACTGACCTCCTCTGCCGGTACGTCGCCGCCGCCGCCGAGACCGGTGCGACAGTGAGCGTGAAGGTCAGGACCGAAGTCCCGGAGGTCGACCTCCCGGAGACGGCGCGACGCGTCGCCGACGCGGGCGCGACGGTGCTCCACGTCGACGCGATGGACTCCGAACCCGTCGTCGGCGACGTGGCCTCGGCGGCCGGCGACGACCTCTTTCTCGTCGCCAACAACGGCGTCCGCGACGCCGCCACGGTTCGCGAGTACCTCGACTACGGGGCCGACGCGGTGAGCGTCGGCCGTCCGAGCGACGACCCCGAGGTGCTCCATCGCGTCCGTACCGCCGTCGACGAGTGGTTCGGGGCGAACGAGTCGGGCCGACCAGAGGAGTCAGAGGAGTCGGAGGTGTCGGCGTGACGCCCGCCGAGAACGCGGAACTCGCGCTCCTGCTGGAGGTCGCGAGCACGCCGAAACCGGGGAACGTCGACCGAAAGCGCGACCTAGACGACCTACGGTTCGAGCAGTTTCTCGCCGGGGCCGTCGGGTCGGCGAAAGGGCTTCGGATGGCTGCCGACGGCGCGCCCGTGGGCGAGGCGTTCGAGCGCGCGGTCGAGGGAATGAGCCGGCAGGAGGGTGGCAACACGCAGTTCGGCTGTCTGCTACTGCTCGTGCCGCTAGTGAACGCGGCCGCCGAGAGCGACGAGACGCTCACCCCGGAGGACGCGACGAGCGTCGTCGAAGCGACTACCGTCGCCGACGCCGTCGACTTCTATCGCGCCTTCGAGCACGTCGACGTCGCCGTCGACGACCCGCCGGCGGACGCGCCCGAACTAGACGTTCGCCGCGGGAGCGACGCGGTTCCGGCGCTCGAACGCCGCCAGATGACGCTGTACGACGTGATGGAGATGAGCACCGAGCGCGACGGTAACGCTCGCGAGTGGACCGGCGGATTCCGCCGGACGTTCGCCGCCGCCGATGCGATCTGCGACGACGACGGTCCCGTCCCGGACCGCGCGGCGCGGGCGTTTCTCGACCTGCTCGCCGAGGAACCGGACACGCTCGTCGCGACCCAGCACGGCGAGGAAGTCGCCGCCGCGGTTTCGGAGTGGGCCGACGACGCCCGCGGCGACGAAGCGGCGACGGACCAACTCGCCGAAGCGCTCGTCGCCGAAGGCGTCAACCCGGGGACGACGGCGGATATCACCGCCGCGGCGCTGTTCGTCGCGCTCGAACGGGGGGTACGCATGTGAGCGGGGGCGGTGGCGGCGGAATGCGGCCGAGCGCAGAGTGGCCCGCCGAACTCCGTGGCATCACCGAGTCCGTCGTGACGACACTCGGGCCGAACGGCCTGTGGAACGTCGCGGCGCTCGGGATTCGAGCGCCCGAGGGCGCCGGGGCCGACGCCGACGGGGACGCGCCCGCGACGGCGACGACGTGGGGCAACACCCGGACGCGCCGGAACTTCCACCGGCGCGGCGAGGGCGTGGTCCAGTTCGTCACCGATTCGCGGACGTTCGTCGACGCCGCTGTGACGGTACGCGAGGAGTCCGAGCCGGTGCTCGACGACGCCGACGCGTGGGTGCGCGTCGAAGTCGAGCGCGTCGACGCCGAGGAGCGGGACGGGACGCGAATCGAGCG
This genomic stretch from Haloprofundus salilacus harbors:
- a CDS encoding DUF447 domain-containing protein; this translates as MRPSAEWPAELRGITESVVTTLGPNGLWNVAALGIRAPEGAGADADGDAPATATTWGNTRTRRNFHRRGEGVVQFVTDSRTFVDAAVTVREESEPVLDDADAWVRVEVERVDAEERDGTRIERWELRPVESEVVRTDVRTINRGFYAVVDASVAASRLDVPAYDTDALLARLEYFEETVEKCGGDAEREAFERLSAETGWRERRSGR